Proteins from a single region of Deltaproteobacteria bacterium:
- a CDS encoding immunity 22 family protein — MRLYWSESWVSIWIGMPPSQEALDRYVEEHYGLGRPPSQFAVEFGVDFYDSDFRDTLFSQQALDAGTFLSRGFSYWESFVDLVRAAEPERQGTNNGTALIALYDVRYGLGADTPRKSHGFRFVGAFPYVKDVSAA, encoded by the coding sequence ATGCGACTGTATTGGTCGGAAAGCTGGGTCTCGATTTGGATTGGAATGCCTCCTAGCCAAGAAGCGCTAGATAGGTATGTCGAAGAGCATTATGGTCTTGGACGACCTCCTTCTCAATTTGCTGTGGAGTTTGGGGTTGACTTTTATGATTCTGATTTCAGAGATACTTTGTTTTCGCAACAAGCTCTCGATGCGGGCACGTTCTTGAGTCGAGGATTTTCGTATTGGGAGTCGTTTGTGGATCTCGTTCGTGCCGCAGAGCCTGAGCGTCAAGGCACTAATAATGGTACCGCGCTCATCGCGCTGTATGACGTGCGCTATGGTTTGGGTGCGGACACTCCTCGGAAGTCGCATGGGTTCCGGTTCGTCGGGGCGTTTCCGTATGTCAAGGATGTTTCTGCTGCATAA
- a CDS encoding OmpA family protein has product MNLRHCLLVGAACTSLAGTAFADAPRVTAHTPPSWWPSAQFGKTDTVVAEDYGEGQFRTGKDTHGKTEPLRGRHWKVSLVRTPEEMKQKQAPDEPTKWKALQDALLAAGFKVVNFEQRKGGDGMYATLKQGDGADVTWMHVEMVQPFMHGQMEAVQLASNPLVVQLKQPASTPEKVGDKDDLPYLPPPPGEKLGATEHFNKPMSYFTGERGHGDEVPIGTGHIVKTYSQDATISELAFKEAYTAALEKAGWEITPEPGMAINAHFGKNNRDIYVHLVHGYFKVADQGSELEKSLAKSCKAAVYGLNFDFNKATLRPDSEPTLQQVLRLLKDDPKLQVEIGGHTDNVGAHDYNMKLSDQRAAAVKEWLIAHGIAGVRLSSQGYGDTQPLVPNSSDMNRAQNRRVELKKPNCK; this is encoded by the coding sequence ATGAACCTTCGACACTGTCTCCTGGTTGGCGCTGCATGTACCTCCCTCGCCGGCACCGCCTTCGCCGACGCGCCGCGGGTGACCGCGCACACCCCGCCGAGCTGGTGGCCGTCGGCCCAGTTCGGCAAGACCGACACCGTCGTCGCCGAGGACTACGGCGAGGGCCAGTTCCGCACCGGCAAGGACACCCACGGCAAGACCGAGCCCCTGCGCGGCCGGCACTGGAAGGTCTCGCTGGTGCGCACCCCGGAGGAGATGAAGCAGAAGCAGGCGCCCGACGAGCCCACCAAGTGGAAGGCGCTGCAGGACGCGCTCCTCGCGGCGGGCTTCAAGGTGGTGAACTTCGAGCAGCGCAAGGGCGGCGACGGGATGTACGCGACCCTCAAGCAGGGCGACGGCGCCGACGTCACCTGGATGCATGTGGAGATGGTGCAGCCCTTCATGCACGGCCAGATGGAGGCGGTGCAGCTGGCGAGCAACCCGCTGGTGGTGCAGCTCAAGCAGCCCGCGTCGACGCCGGAGAAGGTCGGCGACAAGGACGACCTGCCCTACCTGCCTCCGCCTCCGGGCGAGAAGCTGGGCGCCACCGAGCACTTCAACAAGCCGATGAGCTACTTCACCGGCGAGCGCGGGCATGGCGACGAAGTGCCCATCGGCACCGGCCACATCGTGAAGACCTACTCGCAGGACGCCACCATCTCGGAGCTCGCCTTCAAGGAGGCGTACACCGCCGCGCTGGAGAAGGCCGGCTGGGAGATCACCCCCGAGCCGGGCATGGCCATCAACGCGCACTTTGGAAAGAACAACCGCGACATCTATGTGCACCTGGTGCACGGCTATTTCAAAGTTGCCGACCAGGGCAGCGAGCTGGAGAAGTCGCTGGCCAAGAGCTGCAAGGCGGCGGTGTACGGCCTGAACTTCGACTTCAACAAGGCCACCTTGCGTCCGGACTCGGAGCCGACGCTCCAGCAAGTCCTGCGGCTGCTCAAGGACGACCCGAAGCTGCAGGTGGAGATCGGCGGCCACACCGACAACGTGGGCGCCCACGACTACAACATGAAGCTCTCGGACCAGCGCGCGGCAGCGGTGAAGGAGTGGCTGATCGCCCACGGTATCGCGGGCGTCCGGCTCTCGAGCCAAGGGTACGGCGATACCCAGCCGCTCGTGCCGAACTCGAGCGACATGAACCGGGCGCAGAACCGGCGGGTGGAGCTCAAGAAGCCGAACTGTAAGTAG
- a CDS encoding MFS transporter, translating to MLDRPNHSRAFRLRRFANWFTLGLTYATFYMGRYNLNVVKDKVEHDFFHGSQTEFGLIGLCGFWTYAISELVNGPLIAERIGGRKSILLGAAGGALFNFSIGMLFLGAWTTKLLVGMSLLYSCNMFFQSFGAMSMVKVNAPWFHVNERGVFGGVFGIMISLGYLLAFGVSGFILKHDAIPWYFVFLAPSIAMGIMFVISFFVVRDHPEDTGHSSFATGDASDGDHSPVTFSYIVENVFKHPVLLTLVGAEFCTGFVRQGLLFFFAKWLGQVHHIAPGTTWFNVASVGITVGGIVGGLIAGFLSDHVFQARRPPVALIYYGLQVVSVLVMTELAGPHLAAIMVGVNCAWIFGVHGMLTGTASMDFGGRKGAATAAGMLDGIQYVASGITSVVIGYAVDHYGWGAWPWAIAPFSLVGGALMLRVWNVKPQPKTVVPAAAAAPQLEPGATA from the coding sequence ATGCTGGACCGGCCGAACCACAGCAGAGCGTTCCGCCTTCGCCGCTTCGCGAACTGGTTCACCCTGGGGTTGACCTACGCGACCTTCTACATGGGTCGTTACAACCTCAACGTCGTGAAGGACAAGGTCGAGCACGACTTCTTCCACGGCAGCCAGACCGAGTTCGGCCTCATCGGCCTCTGCGGCTTCTGGACCTACGCCATCAGCGAGCTGGTGAATGGGCCGCTCATCGCCGAGCGGATCGGCGGGCGCAAGTCCATCCTGCTGGGCGCGGCCGGTGGCGCGCTCTTCAACTTCAGCATCGGCATGCTGTTCCTGGGGGCGTGGACCACCAAGCTGCTGGTGGGCATGAGCCTGCTCTACAGCTGCAACATGTTCTTCCAGAGCTTCGGGGCCATGTCGATGGTGAAGGTCAACGCGCCCTGGTTCCACGTCAACGAGCGCGGCGTGTTCGGCGGCGTCTTCGGGATCATGATCTCCCTGGGGTACCTGCTCGCGTTCGGCGTCTCGGGCTTCATCCTCAAGCACGACGCCATCCCCTGGTACTTCGTGTTCCTCGCGCCCTCGATCGCGATGGGCATCATGTTCGTCATCTCCTTCTTCGTGGTGCGCGACCACCCCGAGGACACGGGCCACTCGAGCTTCGCCACCGGCGACGCCTCCGACGGCGACCACTCGCCCGTGACCTTCAGCTACATCGTGGAGAACGTCTTCAAGCACCCGGTGCTGCTCACGCTCGTGGGCGCGGAGTTCTGCACCGGCTTCGTGCGTCAGGGGCTGCTCTTCTTCTTCGCCAAGTGGCTGGGCCAGGTGCACCACATCGCGCCGGGCACCACCTGGTTCAACGTGGCCAGCGTGGGCATCACGGTCGGCGGCATCGTGGGCGGCCTCATCGCAGGATTCCTGTCCGACCACGTGTTCCAGGCGCGCCGGCCTCCGGTCGCGCTCATCTACTACGGGCTGCAAGTCGTCTCGGTGCTGGTGATGACCGAGCTCGCCGGTCCGCACCTCGCGGCGATCATGGTGGGCGTGAACTGCGCGTGGATCTTCGGCGTGCACGGCATGCTCACCGGCACCGCCTCGATGGACTTCGGCGGGCGCAAGGGCGCGGCCACCGCGGCCGGGATGCTCGACGGCATCCAGTACGTGGCCAGCGGCATCACCAGCGTGGTCATCGGCTACGCCGTCGATCACTACGGCTGGGGCGCATGGCCCTGGGCCATCGCGCCCTTCTCGCTCGTGGGCGGCGCGTTGATGCTGCGAGTGTGGAACGTGAAGCCGCAGCCCAAGACCGTCGTGCCCGCTGCTGCGGCGGCGCCGCAGCTCGAGCCTGGAGCAACCGCTTGA
- a CDS encoding MmcQ/YjbR family DNA-binding protein: MATATQVRKLALALPGVEDKDHHGFPSFRVKGKIFCTLPDPAHANVMLGADEASSAASLAGHAVEELWWGKKLAGVQVTLKSADSALLRALLADAWEDKAPAKLKSSKA, translated from the coding sequence ATGGCCACCGCGACACAGGTCCGCAAGCTGGCGCTCGCGCTTCCCGGCGTCGAGGACAAGGACCACCACGGCTTCCCCTCGTTTCGCGTGAAGGGGAAGATCTTCTGCACCCTGCCCGACCCCGCCCACGCCAACGTGATGCTGGGCGCCGACGAGGCCAGCTCTGCGGCGAGCCTCGCGGGTCACGCGGTGGAGGAGCTGTGGTGGGGCAAGAAGCTCGCGGGCGTGCAGGTGACGCTCAAGAGCGCCGACTCGGCGCTGCTCAGGGCGCTGCTGGCAGATGCGTGGGAAGACAAGGCGCCTGCGAAGCTGAAGAGCTCCAAGGCCTAG
- a CDS encoding peptidoglycan DD-metalloendopeptidase family protein, which produces MKWLLAIALTLVPALASAQVLFRMPVSDCQDCAHAGLYPTAYKDLDANTGTFEDWSCGQLSYDGHEGTDIAIGGWANMDNGSMQVVAGADGTVVYTHDGENDRCGDGVNGMCGNEPCEGPSGHCGNGDSNSVAIMHSDGKVSTYLHFKTGTVAVSVGDTVTCGQLLGYVGSSGWSTGPHCHFEVDLGGSYLSNPDDPFASSCGAGGTLTYWVDQGAYQDLPGSVCQGQTNSTSTSTSTSTSTSTSTSTSTSTSTGSSGTTGSGTTTGSTTGTTTTGGSGDVAIVLSQTIADGTVFMPGVSITQSWVLLNDGDTRWDAAGGYKLVFVSGDSLGTPTELDYASSESTDPGRDKAWGLTITLPQASASYNQLWQMQHNGTPFGPQLSFSVIVQPATDADGDGHASIATGGDDCDDNDPTVFPGNPEICDGKDNNCNGQVDENLSHNCTNACGHSGVEVCTVDANGNPGYSACETSESTPEICNGLDDDCNGRVDDGAPCPTGETCRAGSCQPIDFGSTGSTSGSTTGTAGASSGSSGGTTSGDTQAKPAGCGCGTGWDGAGALFGLLAFLGRKKRS; this is translated from the coding sequence ATGAAGTGGCTCCTCGCGATCGCGTTGACGCTCGTGCCGGCGCTGGCGTCGGCGCAGGTGCTGTTCCGCATGCCCGTGTCCGATTGCCAGGACTGCGCACACGCCGGCCTCTATCCCACGGCCTACAAGGACCTCGACGCGAACACGGGCACCTTCGAGGACTGGAGCTGCGGTCAGCTCAGCTACGACGGCCACGAGGGCACGGACATCGCCATCGGTGGCTGGGCCAACATGGACAACGGCAGCATGCAGGTCGTCGCCGGCGCGGACGGCACCGTCGTCTACACCCACGACGGCGAGAACGACCGCTGCGGCGACGGCGTCAACGGCATGTGCGGCAACGAGCCGTGCGAAGGGCCGTCGGGTCACTGCGGCAACGGCGACTCCAACTCCGTCGCCATCATGCACAGCGACGGCAAGGTCTCCACGTACCTGCACTTCAAGACCGGCACCGTCGCCGTGAGCGTGGGCGACACGGTGACATGTGGCCAGCTGCTCGGCTACGTGGGTTCCTCGGGTTGGTCGACGGGACCGCACTGCCACTTCGAGGTCGACCTCGGCGGCTCGTACTTGAGCAACCCCGATGATCCGTTCGCGTCGAGCTGCGGCGCGGGCGGCACGCTCACCTACTGGGTCGATCAGGGCGCGTACCAGGACCTGCCCGGCTCGGTGTGCCAGGGCCAGACCAACAGCACGAGCACGTCGACTTCGACTTCGACGTCGACATCGACATCGACATCGACATCGACCTCCACGTCGACGGGAAGCAGCGGCACGACGGGCTCGGGCACCACCACCGGCTCCACGACGGGCACGACGACGACCGGCGGCTCTGGCGACGTGGCCATCGTGCTCAGCCAGACCATCGCCGACGGCACCGTGTTCATGCCGGGCGTGTCGATCACCCAGAGCTGGGTGCTCCTCAATGACGGCGACACGCGCTGGGACGCGGCGGGCGGCTACAAGCTGGTGTTTGTCTCCGGCGATTCGCTGGGCACACCCACCGAGCTCGACTACGCCTCGAGCGAATCGACCGACCCGGGCCGCGACAAGGCCTGGGGCCTCACCATCACGCTTCCGCAGGCCTCGGCCAGCTACAACCAGCTCTGGCAGATGCAGCACAACGGCACGCCCTTCGGGCCGCAGCTCAGCTTCAGCGTGATCGTGCAGCCCGCGACCGACGCCGACGGCGATGGCCACGCCTCCATCGCCACCGGCGGCGACGACTGCGACGACAACGATCCCACCGTCTTCCCTGGCAACCCCGAGATCTGCGACGGCAAGGACAACAACTGCAACGGCCAGGTCGACGAGAACCTCTCGCACAACTGCACCAACGCCTGTGGCCACTCGGGGGTCGAGGTCTGCACCGTCGACGCGAACGGCAACCCGGGCTACTCCGCGTGCGAGACGAGCGAGTCGACGCCGGAGATCTGCAACGGCCTCGACGACGACTGCAACGGCCGCGTCGACGACGGTGCGCCGTGCCCCACGGGCGAGACTTGCCGTGCCGGCAGTTGCCAGCCCATCGACTTCGGCAGCACTGGCTCGACGTCGGGCAGCACCACGGGAACCGCGGGCGCGTCGAGCGGCTCGAGCGGCGGCACCACCAGCGGCGATACCCAGGCCAAGCCCGCGGGCTGCGGCTGCGGCACCGGCTGGGACGGCGCGGGCGCGCTCTTCGGTCTGCTCGCGTTCCTGGGACGCAAGAAGCGAAGTTGA